The stretch of DNA CCACCTTTCGCCCGAACTCGAAGCCCGGCTGAAGCAGTGTCTACAGGATGAACAGGCCATGTATCCCGATGCGTTGCTGGCCGAACTCGTTCATTTGCCCGGTGCCCGAACCGGCAACGTACTCCGTCGGCCTATATTACGGCCCCATGAACTGCCGATCTTAACCCGGTCTATGGTGCCAGAGTCGCACCAGTTGTCGCTCCGGGAGTTGCGCATAGCTGTGCCAGATGGGCAGCGGGTCGTTTTGTTGTCGCACCGGCTCAATCAGCAGGTTATACCAAGACTTTCCACGGCCCATAATGTGCAGGCCGGGGGGTGGCTCATTATAGGTTTCTGTATGACCTGCAACAGCAGGAAGCCAGTTTACGCATAGTCTGGGATTGGGGACCACTGAAGACCATGCCGTTTTTGCCGCGCCTAACCTATCGAAATGTGGTACTCAGCCGGGCGCAATGGCATCTGCGTCGACAAGATGTTGAGACTATACCCAGCACCGCGTGGGTCAACTGGCAAACTGCCCATCGGCTTCCACGCTATGTGTTGCTGGCAGAAGGCGATAACGAACTGGTGATCGATACTGAGATAACCGTGGGGTTACAGTTGCTGACGCAGGCTCTCCAGCGCAACGGTCAGGTAACGCTGCTTGAGTGGCCCGAGGCTGTAACCCGGCCACTGGCGCACTCTGATCAGGAGCAGTACTGGAGCCACGAATTGTTGATTCCATTGCGGAATACCACTCCGCAGCCAACGCTGGCAAAGCTATTGGCGACACCTGTTTCTGCCTCGGTTCACGACCGTTTGTTTGCGCCCGGCAACCGCTGGCTGTATCTTAAACTATACGTAGGCCCTGCCGCAGCCGACGCGTTACTGGCCGAACACCTACCGGCCCTGCTGGCGAGTTTACAGGCACAAAACGCGCTGCAATCTTGGTTTTTTATCCGCTATGCCGATCCGGAAAAACACCTTCGGCTCCGTTTTCTGGCTTCATCAGGCCAGACAGATACTGTTCTTCAGGTTATTAGCAGTTGGGCCAACGCACGCATGGCCGCCGACAGCCGCATTTACCGCGTACAGTTCGATACTTATCAGCGTGAACTGGAGCGGTTCGGACCAAAAACTATCGAAATCTGTGAAACGTGGTTCGGCCACGACAGCCAAGCCATTGTACAATTACTGGGCTGGCTTATTCACCAACCCGACTGGCAGCGGCTCCGGGTGGGCTGTTTGTTTGTGCATCAGTTGCTTACGAGTTGGGGCTATACTATCGCCGAGCAACTTGAACGAATCGAAGTCTGGCGCGATATGTTCCTGCGCGAGTTTAAGGCCGACAAGTTGTTTCAACATGAAGTTAATGCACAATTTCGCGTATACCGGCCCTTCCTGGATAAGCCCACTCCAAGCGAGCCGATGTTACAGCAATGGCTGGCGGTCTACGGTGAGCAGGCTGCTGCTTTTCAGCAGGAACTCAAACGGGCCGACCCCGCTTCACCCAACCGGCTGCTACCGCACATCACCCATTTATTTCTTAATCGGCTGTTTGCCGATAGTCAGCGAAAACACGAACAAATCATCTATTGCTTCCTGTATAAGTTGCTGAAACAATGGCAACGAACCTAACGCTCTCAGCTATAGACCTACGGTGTCTTTGGGAAACCTCGCGTGTTCGACCTATCGCCAACCCACTTTTGAAACAAAATTAATGTTGGGAATGCGATTCTGTTGTTTCTTTGAGGGTATACATAGAAAAGTAAAAACAATAGGATCGCATTCATGAATCAACCTACGCAACCCCGGTCCCGGCTTCGGGCAACGCTTCTGCTAATTGGCATCCTCGGCCTGATTCTGACCAGCATTTTTCTCAGCCGCAGCAGTGTTGGCCAAATCGAAAAATCAGTTGCCTCGATTTACAAAGACCGGCTCGCCCCAACAGCCATCCTTGTGCATTTAACGTCAAACCTCTACGGCAAACGGCTTGTCCTGGAAAACTACCTGCTCTCTGCCGAAAGGCCCGACCCAACGCTGCTGCAAGGCCAAATGGACCGCAGCGACCGGCATACCGACTCGCTCCTGACCGAGTTTGAGCAAACCCGGCTCACCCAGCGCGAGGCCGAAGAACTCCGGGCCTTCCGTCAGTACATCACGGAATATAACCAGTTAGAGAAACAGGTATTGCAACAGGCTACAACCAACCGCACGCAGGCCCAGAAAATGCTGTTTACAGGTTCGGGAAATACAGCGTTTGGGCAGGCCGCCACCAAACTCGATGAGTTATCGGCCCTGCAACTGACCGTTGGCGAAGAACTTCTGAGCGAGTCGCGCAGTAACGTCGATCATATTTACGTATTCTCGGCTTTGCAAATCGGCCTGACGCTGCTGATTGGCATCATCGTTTTTCGGCGGGGCATTTAAACCTACTCCAGCAACACCAGTATATCTTCTTTAGTCAGCGACTTCATGAAGTTCTCTTCGGTTGTAATCAGGCTACCGGCCAATTGCTGCTTGGCCCGCTGCAACGACAGAATTTTTTCCTCGACCGTATTCTTGGCAATAAACTTGTACGTAAACACGGTTCGTTGCTGACCAATTCGATGCGCCCGGTCAACGGCCTGCGCTTCTATGGCGGGGTTCCACCACGGATCGAGAATAAACACGTAGTCAGCCGCCGTGAGGTTGTGGCCCAAACCACCGGCCTTGAGCGAAATCAGGAACAGCTTCACCGAATCGTCGGTCTGAAACAGCTCGACCTGACTTTGCCGGTCGGTGGTTGAGCCGTCTAAGTAGGCATATTTGATGCCGCGCTCGTTCAGGTGTTGTTCAACAACGCTCAGGTGCTTGATGAATTGACTGAATACTAACACTTTGTGGTGTTCGGTCATGGCACTTTCAAGCCGCAGCAGCACGTCATCCAATTTGCCAGAATCGCCTTCGTATCCGGCATCGACCATGCGCGGGTGGTTGGCAATCTGCCGCAGTTTGGTTAGCCCCTGCAATACAATCATCTGCGACTTGGCCATACCATCTTCCTCAATTCGTTCCAGAATCAGGTTGCGGTAATACGACTTGGCCTCTTCATACTGCTCGGCCTGATCGGGCGACATGTCGCAGTAGAGTACGCTCTCCACTTTTTCGGGCAAATCAGTAGCTACCTGCGCTTTGTTGCGCCGGAGCATAAATGGCTTAATCAGGCTATATAACCGATTGGTCTTTGCTTCGTCGTGCCGCTTTTCGATGGGTATCTGAAATTCATTTCTGAAAAACGACTGACTCCCCAGCAGTCCCGGATTAATAAATGTCATCTGACTCCAGAGGTCCATTGTGCTGTTTTCGAGCGGGGTTCCGGTCAGAATCAGCCGGTGCGCCGTATTCAGTTGCATTACGGCCTTTGTGATGTGCGACGACGGGTTTTTGATGGCCTGCGACTCATCTAAAATTACATAGTTGAACCGGTAATCGCTCAATAAATCGATGTCGATGCGCACGATGCCGTATGAGGTTAGAATCAGGTCGTAGTCGTCAAATTGGGCCGTGTTTTTCTCCCGATACGTACCGGTGTAAACCATCACGCGCAGGTCGGGGGTAAACTTGCGGGCTTCGAGTTCCCAGTTGTAGAGCAACGACGTAGGCATCACCAGCAGGTTTGGCCGGGCGGCATCGGGTTCCGTATTGGCGGCTTCCTTTTGCCCTTCCAGCATGGCAAGTGTCATCACGGTCTTGCCCAGGCCCATATCGTCGGCTAAACAACCACCAAACCGGTATTGGCGCAGGAAGTTCATCCAGTCGTAACCGGCCTGCTGATAGGGGCGCAGCGTGCCATTGAAATGCACTGGAATCGGGTACGATTCGATCTCCGAAAAATCGCGCAGGCGTTCGAGTTTGCGGCTCATCACCGTAGTGGCGAGGTTGTCGCGTTCGAGTTCCTGTACGAGCGCAAGGTGGTGTTTGCGCAGCACAAGCCGGTCGGCCCCGTCGGCATCGATACCACCCGACCGCTCCAGAAAGCCGAACAGTTCGGAGTAGCGCGTAAACCAGGTTTCGGGAATTACGGCCACTTCGCCATTGGGGAGTGTAAATTCGCGCTTCTTGTTGAGAATGAGCGTTCTGAGCTTCAAAAACGGAATCACGAACTCGCCAAACTGTACATTGGCGTAAATATCGAACCAATCGCGGCCTTCTTCTATCGACACGTTAATGCTCGAATAGCCCAGAAAATACCGCTTCGTATCCTGCGCGTGTTGTTGCAGCACAAACCCGGCTTCCTGAATTTTGGCACTGTTATCGGCCAGCCATGCAAAAGCTTCGGCTTTGGTCAGGGCCATACGCCCGTGCCGCAGATCAAGACCGGCTTCGCGCAGAGTGGTCAGTTTTTGCCGTTCGAGCCGCTGATCCCGACGAATCTTATGAAAAATATACTCGTCGCCTTTTTGTTCTAAACTGACATTGGCCGACGGGCCGAAATTATCGTACCGAAACATAGAATCGCCGTACCGAAACGACAGGTCGAACGCAATTTTCCGGGTACTTTCGTCTGTCTCGACTACCTCTGCCGAATTGCCTTCGCGCCCTACTGCGAGCGTTGACATGCTTCGGCTGCTCGTTACCAGTTCCGACACTGTCAGCACCGGTTGAGGCTCAATCACTTCGCTGCGAATCTCGAACCCTTTGGCATATACGTCGTATGAGGCTATCAACTGCGTCACAAATCGTTCGTAATACTGTGGTTCCAGATTGCGCGGAATCACGATATGGTTTTTGGTAAAAAACGGGCGGAGTTTTTTGCCATCAACGTTACGGCTAAATTGATACAGGCGGTTATTTACCAGCAAACAGGCCGGTTCGTCGCAGACCATAAGCGCGTCTTTAAACTGGAATTCTACGCGCTCGGTTTCGCCGGTTGAGCCGGTTGGATAGCGAATAATGGGGAAGTAATGCGTTGAATCGGCATTACGCACAAAATGAAAATGTACCCGCGCCGGTTCGGGCATCCACGTAATTGGTTGCCAGGCCGGGTTGCCGTCGTTGCCCATCACATAAAATGGCTTGCCCGGCATTAGCGTCATAATTTGGGCTTTCAGGTTTTCGAGATACCCGGCAATGGCTTCCTGTACTAATTTATCGCCTTTTTGGGCGTCGTAGATTTTCAGAAAAAAATCAACGGCGGGCAATCGGCGGGTGTTGAATTTCTTAACAATGGTATCCTGTTGAATGCTGTCGATGAGCCGCACAAGCTCAAAATCGCGCTCATCGAGACCGCGCGCAAACTCGCCTACGTTTTGGGTCGACAGCGTTTGGTTTTGCAACGTCAATTCGCCCCGGCTGTTGCGTTGAACCACGAAGGCTTCGATCAGGTAGCCCAGAAACTCGTGGTCGAGCAGCGAGTACACAATTTGAAAGGGTTGTGTGGGGTGAACTTTCATGCAAAAACACAATTTACCAGACCAGCCTGCACACAGGCTATATCATAGAAAAAACGGATGATTGGTTATCGATAAACGGCGGGGCTGTTCGTTAAAAGGTTTAAACCGCTAATAGATAACTGTTTAAGTCCATTTTTTCAGAACTAACGGTCTCAAATATACGAATCAAACTATATTCTCCAAGTGTATGTAAATTAAATGATTTTAACTCAACAGGTTATGTCGCGTACTTCTGTTTACGGGCGGAGTTTTTGCGGGATTCCGGCTCAACAATCGCGGCTTTTAACGTACTTTGGGGTAGCACCATCTGACAACCGATGCTTTATGCCCAGTAGTGAACCTGATAAAACCCGGCCTATTCAACGCAACGATAGTTTTCTGCGCCTACGCAAAGACAAGCTGATGGTCTACGTCGATCCGCACTTCGGATTTATCCGGCAGGTGTATAAGGGCGTGTTCTACATCAAGAAATGTGCGTACTGCAAACGCACGTTCGAGGCTAAGCGCAGACACGCGGCTTTTTGCAGCCCCACCTGCCAGCAGGCGCACCGCCGGGGACGTAACCGCTAACAATTCGCCGATGATGTGGTTACACTACCACATCACTCGACATTATGCATCGTTCGTTTCAGGTTCAGTTACCTGCCGATAAGACTTCCGCCGTTATGAACGACCTCCTCCAGATTGACGAGGTCGTTGGTTTGGCCCTCTACCCCGACAATTCGTATAAACCTACGCCCGGCGACGTGCTGTCGGTACAACTCCTTAACCGGGGTTCCGATAAGGTGCTGCGGGCCATTGCCAACCGCTGTGGCGATGCACCGTATCTGGTTAGCACCTCGCTTACGGAAAGCATCATCGAAACCGGCCAATCAGGGAAGCTCGAAAACGACCTCGACGAAGCCATTTGGGAAGAAATTGAAACGGGCATGCGTCATCAGGGGCGCGTGACGTTCAATTTTGTGGTTCTCATGGCGCTTGGTGGCATTATGGCAACCATCGGTATCGTTGCCGAACCCACGCGACAGGTGATGCCGTTTGTGGCAGCGGCCATTATTGCGCCGGGTTTCGAGCCGGTGGCAGCGTTGGGGCTCGCGTTGGTACTGCGCCGATGGATTGTGCTATGGCGGGCGTTCCGGTCGTCGTTGGTGGGGTATAGTACCCTCATTGCAGCTTCAGCCCTGACGTTTCTGTTTCTGCAAGCCATTGGCGAGGCCACCGTAAGCGATTTCGCGGGCAGCGAAGAAGTAAAGCACCTCGCCCACCCCACCACCGCCGACACGCTGCTGTCGGTTTGCGGCACCATTTCGGGGGCCATTATTATGTCGTCGTTTCGGAAGAGCGTGATTGCCGGGGCGTTGATTGCGATGGTGATTATCAACGCAGCAGCCGTGGTTGGCATCGGCCTTGCCAGCGGTCGATACGACTTAGCCGGTCAGGGTCTGCAACGCTTCGGCGTCGACGTAGCAATGATTGTAGGGGCCTGTATGCTCGTGTTCTGGGCCAAACAGCAGTTTTTCCACAACCGCAAACCGATAGCGTGAATCAATTGTCCCGTAGGGACATAACAGCGCAGCGTCGGTAGCCGAAACAGCGAACCCATAAAACAACACTCCCGGCCATGCCTACGCACAGCCGGGAGCGAAAAACTTACACCTTGTCACCTTATACCTTACCACTCACTTAACTCCCACACATCTCACAGCCTTCCGGGTCGTCCAATGAACAGGTCATGGCGGCATATTGCTGCTCCAGTTCCGTTACCATCGGTACGGGGGTAGGTTGTTGATTGGTGGCGTGGTCTTTGGCGTACTGCACGTAGTCGAGGGGTTTTTCGACGGCGATGGTTTCGGCCAGT from Spirosoma montaniterrae encodes:
- a CDS encoding thiopeptide-type bacteriocin biosynthesis protein — encoded protein: MAHYRFLYDLQQQEASLRIVWDWGPLKTMPFLPRLTYRNVVLSRAQWHLRRQDVETIPSTAWVNWQTAHRLPRYVLLAEGDNELVIDTEITVGLQLLTQALQRNGQVTLLEWPEAVTRPLAHSDQEQYWSHELLIPLRNTTPQPTLAKLLATPVSASVHDRLFAPGNRWLYLKLYVGPAAADALLAEHLPALLASLQAQNALQSWFFIRYADPEKHLRLRFLASSGQTDTVLQVISSWANARMAADSRIYRVQFDTYQRELERFGPKTIEICETWFGHDSQAIVQLLGWLIHQPDWQRLRVGCLFVHQLLTSWGYTIAEQLERIEVWRDMFLREFKADKLFQHEVNAQFRVYRPFLDKPTPSEPMLQQWLAVYGEQAAAFQQELKRADPASPNRLLPHITHLFLNRLFADSQRKHEQIIYCFLYKLLKQWQRT
- a CDS encoding MCP four helix bundle domain-containing protein yields the protein MNQPTQPRSRLRATLLLIGILGLILTSIFLSRSSVGQIEKSVASIYKDRLAPTAILVHLTSNLYGKRLVLENYLLSAERPDPTLLQGQMDRSDRHTDSLLTEFEQTRLTQREAEELRAFRQYITEYNQLEKQVLQQATTNRTQAQKMLFTGSGNTAFGQAATKLDELSALQLTVGEELLSESRSNVDHIYVFSALQIGLTLLIGIIVFRRGI
- a CDS encoding DEAD/DEAH box helicase, translating into MKVHPTQPFQIVYSLLDHEFLGYLIEAFVVQRNSRGELTLQNQTLSTQNVGEFARGLDERDFELVRLIDSIQQDTIVKKFNTRRLPAVDFFLKIYDAQKGDKLVQEAIAGYLENLKAQIMTLMPGKPFYVMGNDGNPAWQPITWMPEPARVHFHFVRNADSTHYFPIIRYPTGSTGETERVEFQFKDALMVCDEPACLLVNNRLYQFSRNVDGKKLRPFFTKNHIVIPRNLEPQYYERFVTQLIASYDVYAKGFEIRSEVIEPQPVLTVSELVTSSRSMSTLAVGREGNSAEVVETDESTRKIAFDLSFRYGDSMFRYDNFGPSANVSLEQKGDEYIFHKIRRDQRLERQKLTTLREAGLDLRHGRMALTKAEAFAWLADNSAKIQEAGFVLQQHAQDTKRYFLGYSSINVSIEEGRDWFDIYANVQFGEFVIPFLKLRTLILNKKREFTLPNGEVAVIPETWFTRYSELFGFLERSGGIDADGADRLVLRKHHLALVQELERDNLATTVMSRKLERLRDFSEIESYPIPVHFNGTLRPYQQAGYDWMNFLRQYRFGGCLADDMGLGKTVMTLAMLEGQKEAANTEPDAARPNLLVMPTSLLYNWELEARKFTPDLRVMVYTGTYREKNTAQFDDYDLILTSYGIVRIDIDLLSDYRFNYVILDESQAIKNPSSHITKAVMQLNTAHRLILTGTPLENSTMDLWSQMTFINPGLLGSQSFFRNEFQIPIEKRHDEAKTNRLYSLIKPFMLRRNKAQVATDLPEKVESVLYCDMSPDQAEQYEEAKSYYRNLILERIEEDGMAKSQMIVLQGLTKLRQIANHPRMVDAGYEGDSGKLDDVLLRLESAMTEHHKVLVFSQFIKHLSVVEQHLNERGIKYAYLDGSTTDRQSQVELFQTDDSVKLFLISLKAGGLGHNLTAADYVFILDPWWNPAIEAQAVDRAHRIGQQRTVFTYKFIAKNTVEEKILSLQRAKQQLAGSLITTEENFMKSLTKEDILVLLE
- a CDS encoding DUF389 domain-containing protein; protein product: MNDLLQIDEVVGLALYPDNSYKPTPGDVLSVQLLNRGSDKVLRAIANRCGDAPYLVSTSLTESIIETGQSGKLENDLDEAIWEEIETGMRHQGRVTFNFVVLMALGGIMATIGIVAEPTRQVMPFVAAAIIAPGFEPVAALGLALVLRRWIVLWRAFRSSLVGYSTLIAASALTFLFLQAIGEATVSDFAGSEEVKHLAHPTTADTLLSVCGTISGAIIMSSFRKSVIAGALIAMVIINAAAVVGIGLASGRYDLAGQGLQRFGVDVAMIVGACMLVFWAKQQFFHNRKPIA